The Arachis ipaensis cultivar K30076 chromosome B03, Araip1.1, whole genome shotgun sequence region CAAATTGAAATCCTgtacataaaatttttttaagtacaagtagaattaaaattttaagattaatttCCAGTCTAACACATTATGTGATCGAAAAAAAACTAATAACATTCTTCTCATCAAATGCATTATTCACACGCAGATTGGTTTCTCCAGCAGCGGCGCCAAAGGTGGAGACAAAAATCCGTTCACGCCAAAGGCGTACGCGCTGCGGTACTGGGACAAAGTCATTCAAAACACGCTTCCAAAGCCATCCTTCCTCACCTCCAAGGCGTCACCACTAACCGCCATTCAAGCCGCTTATTACGCCAAACTCGCCGCCACCAACGCCCTCACCACGCGCCTCCCTGAGTTCTGTTCCGCCGCGCAACTTCTTTGTCTCCCGGACATCAAGCCCAATCTCTCCAAGCAAGACAAGAGCCAAAGTTTCACCGGCTACGAAGACGGCCAGAACTTCACCAGCTACGGCATCGGCGGAGCCGGAAGCGTCAACAACTTCAAGAACTACTCCGACGGCTTTGGCAACCCCGGGTTTAACGAGTTCCGCTCCTACAGCCGCAATTCCGGTGGCGGAAACGAGACCTTCACGAGCTACGGTGAAGGCAACAGTAACTTCGAACAACGCTTCAATACCTACGGCAAAGGTTCCGGAGGCGGCACCGGCGAATTCACACAGTACGGAACCAACACAAACGACCCAACCCTCCGGTTCTCATCGTACGGCGAGGAAACCGGCGGAAGGCAAGAACAATTCTCCAAGTACAGCGACGACGACAATGCCGGAGAGCAAACGTTCTCGAACTACGGCAAAAACGCTGCCGGAGCCGTGAGCGAGTTTGACAGCTATGGTAACAACTCGAACGTGGCGGCGTCGTCGTTCACTAGCTATGGCGGTGGTGGAGCGGGACAGAACGAGACGTTCACGAACTATGGGATAAACATGAACGTGCCTGAAGAGAATTTCAGTAACTATGGGGCTGGAACCACCGGAGGAACGCAAGCATTCACGAACTACAGAAATCAGGCGAACGTCGGTGATACCTCGTTTTCTTCGTACGATAAGGGATCAAACCAAGGAGCGGCCACTTTCACCAGCTACGGCCAATCCTTCAATGAAGGCTCCGATACCTTTAAAGGCTACGCCGTCAATTCTACGGGCAAGGTCAGTTCTATTGTTTCTTGAGAATCACTTTTAATTATtaacttaaatatttttaatttatacttttaaatattaattattaactaataaatataaataataaatttctcatatttttcttattatttttacgTATACGTGATATATTTAACTCATTATATTATGATTTTTAACTTTGTTACTTTCAAAGCACGTAAGAATATTTCAGTATGAGTATTATTAGCAGTATTTTAAGAATTGAATTTATGATTTTGTAATTTGTTGGTTGCATAAAAGGCTGGGTTCAAAGAATACGGTGTGAACACCACCTTCAAAGAGTACAACAAAGACGGTGTCTCCTTCTCCGGCTACACCAACGCCACCACTTCTTCCGCCCATATTAGTGGCAGTCTGGCCAAAAAATGGGTGGAACCAGGCAAATTCTTCCGCGAAAGCATGCTAAAGGAAGGCACTATTATGCCCATGCCGGACATCAAGGACAAGATGCCAAAAAGGTCATTCTTGCCCCGCTCCATTTTGACCAAATTACCCTTTTCCACCTCCGAGCTCAAGCGCATCTTCAAGGCATCCGATGAATCCTCCATGGACAAGATGATAAAAGACTCCATGGGAGAGTGCACCCGAGCTCCCAGCGCGGGGGAGACAAAACGATGCGTTGGATCTGTGGAGGACATGATCGACTTTGCAACTTCCGTTTTGGGGCGTGACATTACCGTTAGAAGCACCGAGAACGTTAACGGGTCAAAGAAGAATGTGATGGTGAGTAAGGTCAAAGGGATCAACGGTGGGAAAGTAACCAAATCTGTTTCTTGCCATCAGAGCTTGTTCCCTTACTTATTGTATTACTGCCACTCGGTTCCTAAGGTTCGGGTTTACGAAGCGGATCTTTCGGACCCGAATACGAAAGCTAAGATTAACCACGGTGTTGCCATCTGTCACTTGGACACCACTGCATGGAGCCCAACCCATGGTGCATTCTTGGCCCTTGGATCGGGTCCTGGTAAGATTGAGGTTTGCCATTGGATCTTTGAGAACGATATGACTTGGACCATTGCTAATTGAGGAACAACGGATAATAATGGATTTGAAGCAACCTCTCCATCATCAGTTAATATAAGATTTTAATTTCATCCCTACTACCAAGTTAAGTCATGGTCGTCAGACCGTGGtcctttattattatttattagttcTTACTATTATTTTTTTGTGGTCATGCATTTGGATCCGAGTATATATAGTTTATATAGTTGTTAAAATATAATGACGAGATTGCCTTTTTAAGTGTGTATTTTATGGTTTCTCTACCATGGTAGTTGACTAGTTGTAAGCCAACAACGAATCAGATCTGCATTTTGTATTTACATAATAATAAGTATTACTCAATCTCTATTTATAAAAGGTAAATTTTGTGATGACTACTATGACATATTgacaatatttttgaaaacttagttaaaattaaaattattttttaatttaataacacTTAATTTAAAcactcttttttattattttttaaaattgagaAGCGTTGCTAcaaagtaaataaataatgtgACTTAATTTTagctaaaattttataattatcatAACAACCATAATCATAATTATAAAATGCAtcttaataaaaattatatttccttttttttttggcatTTATTTCCCATTATCCAATCCTTAACCCATATCATATATTTCATCTATATCGGATGTGCAAGTATTACGTAAAGGAATTATGAGGTTGCTTCCTAAGCTTGTATTTTATGGATTCCAGTTAATGCAACGAATATAAATCAACTCCACGTATACatggagaaaagaaaaaatagttcATACttatcttatttattatttattaataattttgataattaataaatattaaataaaataaatttaaattatttttttttctttctaaacaTTATTgattaatatataattattagtcATTTCTTTAACTACTCTATTATTTGAATTGGACGTAACTACGTAAGCCGTTATATATTATTGCCACGTAGCATCGCAAATACTACAAATCATTTTAGTTTTGATTTGCCAGTGGGTTTAGTATGGGCCTATGGGGAATATTAATTAGAAATGCTAGATCATCAATAATTAATGCATGAATAGACAGTGACATACTATAGTGATAGTATAGTCCACGTTCCACGTTTTAGAAGGGTGGACAAGAAGGAAAACCAGCTTACACATAAAAGTTTGTGATTATATCCACAAACAGCAGTCATGTCGACAAAATAATGACTACTTAAATAATGTCACCCATAAGCCATAATATATATGAACGGGGTTTATTTTTCAGTTTATAGAATATGTAATTTGATACTTTTAAAGATAGCAAATAGTgcaaaagagttttttttttttttttcacttttttattttttaaataaccgTTTTATTTAATGAGTTTTAttgacataattaaaatatagttAAGATATCACCTCTATATCGATGATCGAGTAAATCATGATACTTTAATGAAAAGAAACCCTCTTCTGATTTCTATAATAAAAGCTGTAATTATTAATGATTATACAACGTGCATGTTAAAATCAgtcattagtataaaatatatgttagaatataaatatatattaaaaataaattaaattacacatatatttatatataaataatatatttatggttgattttaatgactaattttaatatacgaaTTGTNNNNNNNNNNNNNNNNNNNNNNNNNNNNNNNNNNNNNNNNNNNNNNNNNNNNNNNNNNNNNNNNNNNNNNNNNNNNNNNNNNNNNNNNNNNNNNNNNNNNNNNNNNNNNNNNNNNNNNNNNNNNNNNNNNNNNNNNNNNNNNNNNNNNNNNNNNNNNNNNNNNNNNNNNNNNNNNNNNNNNNNNNNNNNNNNNNNNNNNNNNNNNNNNNNNNNNNNNNNNNNNNNNNNNNNNNNNNNNNNNNNNNNNNNNNNNNNNNNNNNNNNNNNNNNNNNNNNNNNNNNNNNNNNNNNNNNNNNNNNNNNNNNNNNNNNNNNNNNNNNNNNNNNNNNNNNNNNNNNNNNNNNNNNNNNNNNNNNNNNNNNNNNNNNNNNNNNNNNNNNNNNNNNNNNNNNNNNNNNNNNNNNNNNNNNNNNNNNNNNNNNNNNNNNNNNNNNNNNNNNNNNNNNNNNNNNNNNNNNNNNNNNNNNNNNNNNNNNNNNNNNNNNNNNNNNNNNNNNNNNNNNNNNNNNNNNNNNNNNNNNNNNNNNNNNNNNNNNNNNNNNNNNNNNNNNNNNNNNNNNNNNNNNNNNNNNNNNNNNNNNNNNNNNNNNNNNNNNNNNNNNNNNNNNNNNNNNNNNNNNNNNNNNNNNNNNNNNNNNNNNNNNNNNNNNNNNNNNNNNNNNNNNNNNNNNNNNNNNNNNNNNNNNNNNNNNNNNNNNNNNNNNNNNNNNNNNNNNNNNNNNNNNNNNNNNNNNNNNNNNNNNNNNNNNNNNNNNNNNNNNNNNNNNNNNNNNNNNNNNNNNNNNNNNNNNNNNNNNNNNNNNNNNNNNNNNNNNNNNNNNNNNNNNNNNNNNNNNNNNNNNNNAGTaaatataattttactaaataatTAATACATATTGTTCCTGTATGAGAGTTGACTCCGAGGTATAGTACGTTCTGATAACACACAGACTGGCTTTTCTTAGAGTGATGGGAGAAGAACGTCGTCTTCTACTAGAGGGGCGGCGTTGGGTACCTGAAAAgggactccgacgctcaagtaagtaTCAGTATGAGAGAGTTCAGGAGGAAAACTAGAGTGAATAGCGTACCTACAACTTGAGTATGTAATCCGTATATATTGGGGTTTGTTGAGGGTGGTTATGCAGATTTGTTGGAGTGGATGGAGCCTCCATCCATTGTGTCCTTTATTTTCGGAGTTGATGAGAGATTTGGGGAGGGTTCATGCGTTAGTTCAGTTCCGAgtttgttgttgtttgttttgCTTTACTTTAACGAACCATAGCTCCCAAGGTTGACCTGTTTCTCGATTTATGAACAGGTTAAGCTTATACTCGTGGGTTATAACTCGGAACTGGTTTTCGCGGGAATTTTTGGTTTTGTGTCGAGCTATAACTCGGAGCCCCCAAGCTTAACTTGTTCACTGCTTTTACTTCAAGTTGTTGTGATTTGAATTTTCGCGCGGAGTGCTTAGTAGGAGAGAGAGtttttattttggaaaatgaaactGCATTTAATGCGCTTTGGGTTTTGGAAAAGGGTGTTTAAGATCGGGCCGTTGATTGAATTTGATGATCCGCACGTTGGACGGCTAGGGTTTGGTCTGGGAGGTGTAACGCTTGCGGTAGGGGTAGTGGGCTAACTGTCTGGTTTTTTGTTCTATCCATTTGCATGTGGTTTTTCgttttttcttctctcttgttCGCGGAAGATGAGTAAAGGTTAGTTGTGCTCTCCCTTTATTTGCTTTGTCTTGTCGTTGTTCTTTGTCTTCTCTTCGATATTGTTGTTTGAAAATGGGAAAGGGGAAGAAGGTAGAGATAGGCGCAGTTGTGAAGACAGAGGTGAAACTAGTTGAAGACGTGTGGGTTTGGGATCCTGTTAATCCGTATTCGTGGGTTGCCGAATTGGTGAAGGGCTATGCTTCTGTGTTTGATGATGAACTTAGTGTTGCTCAATTAGGTTCTGTTTCTTCCTGGGTTAGAGAGGGTAGTGATTTGAAACTTAAGTTTCTTCCTTGTTCCGCTGACGATTGTGTATTTCATCGTGGAGAGGGGTTTGAGTTCTTTTTCATTTATAGTTGTATTTTTGTTGACCTGGGCGTTAGGTTTCCTTTTTCCGAGTTTGAATGTGGTATGTTGATGCAGTTGAAGTGTGCCCCGTCAT contains the following coding sequences:
- the LOC107631312 gene encoding polygalacturonase-1 non-catalytic subunit beta-like produces the protein MMTSTLFLFILLLFSSLAIGFSSSGAKGGDKNPFTPKAYALRYWDKVIQNTLPKPSFLTSKASPLTAIQAAYYAKLAATNALTTRLPEFCSAAQLLCLPDIKPNLSKQDKSQSFTGYEDGQNFTSYGIGGAGSVNNFKNYSDGFGNPGFNEFRSYSRNSGGGNETFTSYGEGNSNFEQRFNTYGKGSGGGTGEFTQYGTNTNDPTLRFSSYGEETGGRQEQFSKYSDDDNAGEQTFSNYGKNAAGAVSEFDSYGNNSNVAASSFTSYGGGGAGQNETFTNYGINMNVPEENFSNYGAGTTGGTQAFTNYRNQANVGDTSFSSYDKGSNQGAATFTSYGQSFNEGSDTFKGYAVNSTGKAGFKEYGVNTTFKEYNKDGVSFSGYTNATTSSAHISGSLAKKWVEPGKFFRESMLKEGTIMPMPDIKDKMPKRSFLPRSILTKLPFSTSELKRIFKASDESSMDKMIKDSMGECTRAPSAGETKRCVGSVEDMIDFATSVLGRDITVRSTENVNGSKKNVMVSKVKGINGGKVTKSVSCHQSLFPYLLYYCHSVPKVRVYEADLSDPNTKAKINHGVAICHLDTTAWSPTHGAFLALGSGPGKIEVCHWIFENDMTWTIAN